A segment of the Gemmatimonadota bacterium genome:
ATTTCCTGCTCGCCGTCGTCCCCCCAGTAGAGTGCCCAGCGACCGGTCATCGCGAAGAATACTTCCACCGTGTCGTGGGAATGGAGTGCGGCCCCCTTGCCCGGCCCCGCGCCGATATAGGTGACGTTGAACCCTTCCACGGCCGAGATGGCCACGCCCAGGCCGGCGTCCTCCGTCACCCCCTCGCCGATCACGTTGAAAATCTCCCGCCGGTATTCGGGCAGGCGGGTGTCGACGAACGCTTCCGTGCCCGGCAACAACTGCTTGAAGCGGGCCGTGCGCGCGAGCATGTCCTTCTTGCCGATGGGCTTGCTTTTCATCGTCCGGCAACCCGTTACCGGCCAGTGCGGCGCCAGGGCTTGTACACGCTATCCGAGATCGTGTTGACAGGCCCTAGTTTTTCTTCTTTTGGGGCGCCGTCAACTTGACCCGACCACGCTTGCCCGAACGGCGCTCGTTGAGTCGAGCCGCAATTTCGGTCACCGCTTCGGTTACGTCCTCGCGGGTGCCTTGCCGGTAGCCCTTGATCTTGTTCTTGCCCTGGACGATTTCGTAACGGTGCCAGTCCGAGCCCTCCGCTCCGGGCGGTGTTTCGGACCGCTTTACCGATACGACTTCGTAAGGGTCGTCGAGTA
Coding sequences within it:
- a CDS encoding cupin domain-containing protein, producing the protein MKSKPIGKKDMLARTARFKQLLPGTEAFVDTRLPEYRREIFNVIGEGVTEDAGLGVAISAVEGFNVTYIGAGPGKGAALHSHDTVEVFFAMTGRWALYWGDDGEQEIEMDTLDMISVPAGVMRGFRNIGESHAYMMAIHGATDAGRVTWSPKILKRALETGLVLDAEGYLIERDAESEARIPPRTDTD